Within Vigna unguiculata cultivar IT97K-499-35 chromosome 2, ASM411807v1, whole genome shotgun sequence, the genomic segment CTTCAAGTGTGAATTGATGGCAAAGATCTGAGGTTACTGTGGGTTGAGTGTTTTTGTGAGTACTACTAGAATTTGATGGGAGAATATGAGAAGTTCTCCACTTCAATTTTTTCCCTGCTCTGTGGATAAGAATGAAAAGTGTGAAGAGCAGTCCGAAGATAGTACCTAAAGTGGCAGCAGCCACAATGATGACATGTTgaactttcttctttcttttttccattATCAATTGGAACATTGCTGCAAGACTATGATTACTATCACTTATCTTCATGATCTCAATTCCATTCAGTATGGCATCAGCATAGTTTGGTTTTGACTTCAGGTTAGGGTGAAGTGAGATCCACAAATCTTTCCTCCTCCCACTTTCCGTAGGAACCATAACAACATAGTCCTTGTGCAACGGAGTAAATGGTGCTCCGGCTGAAGCAACTACGTCCATGCTCTCCTCTGCTGTTTGGTTGTTTATGTACACTTTGAACACCCTTTGGTTCGGCTGCGTTACCTCTACAGATATCTCACAGAAATGGAGTCTAACAAGGTATTTGAATCCAGAGTCAACAGGGAAAGACCATGTTAAATTGTACTTCATGTTAGCATCTCCATTCCTTCCCATGGTCCTGGCAGTCCAATATAGCTCTCCTGGTGCTGAATAATTGTAATCCTTTGAAGATAAAGTGGTGTAATTCAAGCTAACAGTAAGAGACTTTATATTGAGGACACTTCCATAGTGTGAACCAGATATGTATCTACAGTCATCTAACCATATTCCAAAAGCATTTGGACAATTAGTTTCATCACTTTCAATGCTAACTCTGTAAAGCGTCTCTAGAGCATATTCATCGTTAGTCAATAACATTTGCTGGTGCCCAAGGTAAGGAAGAGGAACCTTGGAACTCGGAAAGTATATGCTTTTGGGCACTGGGAATATCTCAATGCCATTTATAAAAGCAAATGCTTTGGAAATTATACGAGATGGTGTAAATGTAATGATTAGTTTTTCCTCCCTAACATTGACAAAAAAATCCTTGGAGAAAAACTTCAAGTTGAGCTCTTCTGCAAAATCAAATGGATTAAAATCACTTACAAGAGTGTAAGGCCCAGCTTTTACAGAGAAATAAGCCTTGTTGTAGGGTTTCGTCTTCAGATATAAAGATGAGAGAAAGTAAAGGCGAATGAATTTAAGGCCAGGGGAGGAAGGGAAGGAGTAGGTCAATGGAGAATGAGTTATTCTTGCTGTTGAGTATGGAACTTTTGGTGCTACAGTGTCGTTCATGTTTGAGAACAAGACTGTGGATGAGCTCTTGTCATACTCTGGAGGCAAG encodes:
- the LOC114169215 gene encoding receptor-like protein kinase FERONIA produces the protein MMESHMIDSSRNGIISCVLLHLFLILPFIHLITCDPISVPDKILLNCGSSEASSFNGENWIGDSGSDFLPPEYDKSSSTVLFSNMNDTVAPKVPYSTARITHSPLTYSFPSSPGLKFIRLYFLSSLYLKTKPYNKAYFSVKAGPYTLVSDFNPFDFAEELNLKFFSKDFFVNVREEKLIITFTPSRIISKAFAFINGIEIFPVPKSIYFPSSKVPLPYLGHQQMLLTNDEYALETLYRVSIESDETNCPNAFGIWLDDCRYISGSHYGSVLNIKSLTVSLNYTTLSSKDYNYSAPGELYWTARTMGRNGDANMKYNLTWSFPVDSGFKYLVRLHFCEISVEVTQPNQRVFKVYINNQTAEESMDVVASAGAPFTPLHKDYVVMVPTESGRRKDLWISLHPNLKSKPNYADAILNGIEIMKISDSNHSLAAMFQLIMEKRKKKVQHVIIVAAATLGTIFGLLFTLFILIHRAGKKLKWRTSHILPSNSSSTHKNTQPTVTSDLCHQFTLEEISIATSNFSEDLVIGEGGFGKVYKGIMHHDGVTAVAVKRSNRRSGQGYKEFQNEINFFSFCHMNLVSLLGYCQEGNELILVYEYMVEGPLSDHLYKKRKQPLSWIQRIKICIGAARGLHYLHTSTRHPVIHRDVKSANILLDQNLVAKIADFGLCRTVPSLYDSHVSTEVKGTLGYLDPEYYKRRKLTQKSDVYSFGVVLFEVLCGRAAVNPVAVEEESEKVGLATWAMQCYKCGSIDELVDPHLAGNVRPQCLMAFVDLGIQCLADRSADRPTMGEVLNTLERILSLQDSLEEQEPNTTQFLQ